A part of Leishmania braziliensis MHOM/BR/75/M2904 complete genome, chromosome 30 genomic DNA contains:
- a CDS encoding putative small nuclear ribonucleoprotein polypeptide e, producing MSSLTRQMENPTGVVHRFMQSHQRVCVWLVHDSHTRLEGNLLGYDEFMNVVLGDTTETNLRNDKRYNLGKILLRSDNVGVIHPIGV from the coding sequence ATGAGCTCCCTCACACGCCAAATGGAGAACCCCACGGGGGTGGTGCACCGCTTCATGCAGAGCCAtcagcgtgtgtgcgtgtggctgGTGCACGATTCGCATACGCGCCTGGAGGGAAACCTGCTCGGCTACGACGAGTTTATGAATGTCGTGCTGGGTGACACGACCGAGACAAACCTACGAAACGACAAGAGATACAATCTTGGCAAGATCTTGCTACGTAGCGACAACGTGGGCGTGATCCACCCCATCGGTGTTTAA